One window of Psychrobacillus sp. FSL H8-0483 genomic DNA carries:
- a CDS encoding DNA-binding protein, giving the protein MNVELMNTNIEEVVMKAVQKALLATQHQFMDSGWLSLKDGAKYAGVAYNTFSKFRAMGLQVCEIEGIKRVSRKEIDRFLEDHSF; this is encoded by the coding sequence ATGAATGTAGAGTTAATGAATACAAATATAGAAGAAGTAGTAATGAAGGCCGTTCAGAAGGCATTATTAGCCACGCAGCATCAATTTATGGATAGCGGGTGGCTATCCTTAAAAGACGGAGCCAAGTACGCTGGTGTCGCCTATAACACGTTTAGCAAGTTCCGTGCAATGGGTTTACAAGTGTGTGAAATAGAAGGAATTAAACGTGTGTCTCGTAAAGAGATTGATCGTTTTTTAGAAGATCATAGCTTTTAA
- a CDS encoding tyrosine-type recombinase/integrase, translating into MAKKKVSPVKSYIKKGEKLYRFPVYLGIDPLTGIQKRSTRRGFKTIREAELELARIKLAVANGTYQQVRAETYQEIYDLWVKQYEKTVEESTYVKTTGLFKNHILPVMGAYKIEKIHVDVCQKHVDEWASKLKKYRMVKAYAAKVLDFAIKRGYIQTNPFALVDLPINHFKKAIGADEDKAENFYSREQLKEFISCLERENNHKAYVLFRLLAFSGMRKGEALALTWNDLNFTSNELRINKAISEGKYNRLYIKSTKTGDSRTIKMDDKTMAILKDWKKKQKQDYFILGFNTMQPKQLVFSNEKNEFLKPQKTIKWINQIQNKYKLGKITTHGLRHTHCSLLFEAGASLKEVQDRLGHSDVKTTMNIYAHVSKEAKEGAISKFASYIEM; encoded by the coding sequence ATGGCAAAGAAAAAGGTATCACCTGTTAAAAGCTATATAAAAAAGGGTGAGAAACTATACAGGTTTCCAGTGTATTTAGGTATTGATCCGCTAACTGGTATACAGAAACGCTCTACCAGACGTGGCTTTAAAACAATCAGAGAAGCGGAATTAGAATTAGCTCGTATTAAGTTAGCTGTTGCGAATGGTACATACCAACAAGTACGTGCTGAAACGTACCAAGAAATTTACGACCTATGGGTAAAGCAATATGAAAAGACTGTGGAAGAAAGCACATATGTAAAAACTACTGGCCTCTTTAAAAATCATATTTTACCTGTGATGGGTGCGTATAAAATTGAAAAGATACATGTCGATGTATGTCAAAAGCATGTGGATGAATGGGCCTCTAAGTTAAAGAAGTACCGCATGGTAAAAGCTTATGCTGCTAAGGTGCTTGATTTTGCAATTAAGCGTGGCTATATACAAACAAATCCGTTTGCACTTGTAGATTTACCAATTAACCATTTTAAAAAGGCTATAGGAGCAGATGAAGATAAAGCAGAGAACTTCTACTCACGTGAACAGCTTAAAGAGTTCATATCATGCTTAGAACGGGAAAATAACCATAAAGCGTATGTTCTATTCCGCTTACTAGCTTTCAGTGGAATGCGTAAAGGTGAAGCACTGGCTCTTACATGGAATGACTTAAACTTTACTTCAAACGAACTGCGTATCAACAAGGCCATTTCTGAAGGTAAATATAACAGACTATATATAAAGTCTACTAAAACAGGTGATTCCCGTACAATTAAAATGGACGATAAGACAATGGCTATCTTAAAAGATTGGAAGAAAAAGCAGAAGCAAGATTATTTCATTCTAGGATTTAATACAATGCAACCTAAACAGCTTGTATTTAGCAATGAAAAGAATGAATTTTTGAAGCCTCAAAAAACTATTAAGTGGATAAACCAAATACAGAATAAATACAAACTAGGAAAAATCACAACACATGGTTTACGTCATACCCATTGTTCATTGTTATTCGAAGCGGGTGCTAGTTTGAAGGAAGTACAAGATCGTTTAGGTCATAGTGATGTAAAAACGACGATGAACATTTATGCACACGTTTCAAAGGAAGCAAAAGAAGGAGCAATATCGAAGTTCGCCAGCTATATTGAAATGTAG